In a single window of the Elaeis guineensis isolate ETL-2024a chromosome 8, EG11, whole genome shotgun sequence genome:
- the LOC140851053 gene encoding glycosyltransferase BC10-like, with translation MKPVLKSKLADEEGYYFPVTPGKGWSFGLMKFVSILVVFMAGAVLGLSVSAHFKQYFNSQADLFFPKTMYTANCDKDCLSIKSFVKPTHLMHSMTDDELFWRASMVPKVEDYPFERVPKVAFMFMTRGPLPFVPLWDKFFKGHEGLYSVYVHALPDYKLNVSEDSAFYGRQIPSEEVSWGSVTLVDAEKRLLANALLDFSNERFVLLSESCIPVYNFPTVYEYLINSEHSFVESYDEDSPQGRGRYNRYMAPHIKLYQWRKGSEWFELNRELAVTMVADYKYYALFRKYCKPSCYPDEHYIPTYLNMFHGSLNANRSLTWVDWSRGGPHPATYGAPSITADFIQAIRNNGTFCMYNSRPTSICFLFARKFAPMHWNPYSTSLRQ, from the exons ATGAAGCCGGTATTGAAGAGCAAATTGGCTGACGAGGAGGGGTATTACTTCCCTGTGACACCGGGGAAGGGCTGGTCGTTTGGTCTGATGAAGTTCGTCTCCATTCTGGTTGTTTTCATGGCGGGGGCGGTGTTGGGCCTCTCGGTAAGCGCCCATTTCAAGCAGTACTTCAATTCGCAGGCCGATCTCTTCTTTCCGAAGACCATGTACACGGCGAATTGCGACAAGGATTGCTTGAGCATCAAGAGCTTCGTGAAGCCGACGCATTTGATGCATAGCATGACGGATGATGAGCTCTTCTGGAGGGCGTCGATGGTGCCCAAGGTGGAGGATTACCCCTTCGAGAGGGTGCCCAAGGTGGCCTTCATGTTCATGACGCGGGGGCCTCTGCCGTTTGTGCCCCTGTGGGACAAGTTCTTCAAAGGCCATGAAGGGTTGTACTCAGTTTATGTGCATGCACTTCCCGACTACAAGCTCAATGTCTCAGAGGATTCTGCCTTCTATGGCCGCCAAATCCCCAGCGAG GAGGTTTCATGGGGTTCCGTTACACTGGTAGATGCGGAGAAGCGTCTCTTGGCCAATGCTCTCCTGGATTTCTCCAACGAGCGGTTTGTTTTGCTCTCTGAGAGTTGCATTCCAGTATACAATTTCCCCACTGTTTATGAGTACCTCATAAACTCGGAGCACAGCTTCGTCGAATCCTATGATGAGGATTCACCACAGGGCCGTGGCCGTTACAACCGCTACATGGCCCCTCATATCAAACTCTATCAATGGAGAAAGGGGTCCGAGTGGTTCGAACTCAACCGTGAATTGGCTGTGACTATGGTTGCAGACTACAAGTACTATGCCCTCTTCAGGAAATACTGCAAGCCATCTTGCTATCCTGATGAGCACTACATCCCTACTTATCTGAACATGTTCCATGGGTCTCTGAATGCGAACCGGAGCTTGACTTGGGTTGACTGGTCAAGGGGAGGGCCTCACCCAGCAACATATGGTGCCCCAAGCATTACAGCAGATTTCATTCAGGCAATAAGAAATAATGGGACCTTCTGTATGTACAACTCGAGGCCGACTTCAATCTGTTTCCTCTTTGCGAGGAAGTTTGCTCCAATGCACTGGAATCCCTACTCAACCTCACTTCGACAGTAA